A genomic region of Lytechinus pictus isolate F3 Inbred chromosome 2, Lp3.0, whole genome shotgun sequence contains the following coding sequences:
- the LOC135155914 gene encoding cation channel sperm-associated protein 4-like, whose translation MMGDEARNEKGVEIEGEDFQRPMGWVRRTSQQVEYARGAFKKYGKFPQVCAVPLVCAHAYLRDSTKRRYATSTNFTHAIHRQVFIKKSDSKSDDVPRLFTFDAHAIQRGARFAELFESDEIVEDFNEVVELDDERVEEVVSQDLVGKLVGNKWFRGLILGSIIVNAILIGVQTNQDLSQKYAWLFFIFDYTVLGIFVCELMLKWYNGFTIYWKVGWNIFDFFIIVILLLGPTLKFLGSNRNLRILRVLRAFRSLRSVRTLTGLSIVLQTIIKSIPDMSNIALFLVIIMLVLSVLGVFLFGNDFPTYFGNLPSAMFTLFICLTQDGWMGIFDKFKNTNLYMLGALYFILAITVGAFIFANLVVAVVVTNLDKAVKEIKLDKKKREDLLNNTKAHHEDDTGEHNADNDLPITSVGEVLEKTDLSIQKPLHFGDFKYLTAEKFQNYMVLISALEDNLAEYKTIRDDLDKLFLLIKEVNEFDDTDDHDQPASGAVAPETVDFERIGKKGDILSNLLELEQHDLISTRQGSLSDLIKDAARLVPVPTSKTLSQPAHFTSQHSSRDTSKPKSKTHLGDSGTSLKINHDGVSTGTSQSQDRMAPRVGVEEQPTASTRGVITEATVSNAEDRSITPESESISKKPESDSGSIPTEPESGSNPPESWHPSSESLTSETEPRWAVPRHIPKSMPPS comes from the exons ATGATGGGCGATGAGGCGAGAAACGAGAAAGGTGTTGAAATCGAGGGTGAGGATTTTCAACGCCCGATGGGCTGGGTGCGGCGCACTTCCCAACAGGTCGAATATGCAAGAGGAGCCTTTAAGAAG tatggcaagttcccccaagtctgcgcagtcccccttgtctgcgcacacgcgtatctgcgcgattctactaaaagaagatacgcaacgagcacgaactttacacatgcaatacatagacaggtattcataaaaaaatccgactcaaaatc AGATGATGTTCCTCGCCTGTTTACATTTGATGCACATGCT ATACAACGCGGGGCACGTTTTGCCGAGTTATTTGAAAGCGACGAGATCGTAGAAGATTTCAACGAGGTCGTTGAACTAGATGATGAAAGGGTGGAAGAGGTCGTGTCTCAG GATCTGGTAGGAAAGTTGGTGGGTAACAAATGGTTTCGTGGTCTCATTCTCGGTAGTATCATAGTAAACGCTATTCTCATTGGAGTACAGACCAACCAAGATCTG tcTCAGAAGTATGCTTGGCTTTTCTTCATCTTCGACTACACTGTCTTGGGAATTTTCGTCTGTGAGTTGATGCTCAAATGGTATAATGGGTTCACCATCTACTGGAAAGTTGGATGGAAcatttttgattttttcatCATTGTCATCCTCCTACTTGGACCGA CTCTCAAATTCTTAGGAAGCAATCGGAACTTGAGAATCCTGAGGGTACTTAGAGCTTTCAGAAGTCTCAGGAG TGTGCGTACCTTAACCGGTCTCTCCATTGTGCTGCAGACTATAATAAAATCGATTCCGG ACATGTCGAACATCGCCCTTTTCCTTGTCATCATCATGCTCGTTCTCAGTGTCTTGGGTGTGTTCCTCTTTGGCAATGATTTCCCAACTTACTTCGGCAATCTTCCATCAG CCATGTTTACTCTCTTCATCTGCTTAACCCAAGATGGATGGATGGGGATATTCGATAAATTTAAG aacACTAATCTGTACATGCTTGGAGCTTTATACTTCATATTAGCCATCACAGTCGGGGCATTCATCTTCGCTAACCTTGTCGTCGCCGTggtcgtcacaaatttg GACAAAGCCGTCAAGGAGATAAAACTtgataagaaaaagagagaagatcTGTTAAACAATACGAAAGCACACCACGAAGATGATACCGGTGAGCATA ATGCTGACAATGACTTGCCGATCACAAGTGTTGGAGAGGTTTTGGAAAAAACAGACTTGAGTATTCAGAAGCCGCTACACTTCGGG GATTTCAAGTATCTGACGGCAGAGAAATTTCAGAACTACATGGTCCTCATCTCGGCTCTTGAGGACAACCTTGCTGAATATAAGACGATCAGAGATGACCTCGATAAG TTATTTCTGCTGATCAAGGAAGTGAACGAATTCGATGATACAGATGATCATGACCAACCCGCATCCGGAGCAGTAGCCCCAGAAACGGTAGACTTTGAGAGAATCGGG AAAAAGGGAGACATCCTTTCCAATCTTCTGGAACTGGAACAGCATGACCTGATCTCCACGCGCCAAGGGAGCCTCTCTGATCTAATCAAAGATGCAGCACGCCTGGTCCCGGTCCCGACCAGCAAAACTCTTAGCCAACCCGCACACTTCACATCACAGCACTCCTCTAGAGATACCAGCAAACCCAAAAGCAAGACACACCTAGGAGATTCAGGGACATCCTTGAAGATTAACCATGATGGAGTGAGCACAGGAACGTCACAGTCTCAAGATCGAATGGCTCCCAGGGTCGGG GTGGAAGAACAACCAACAGCATCGACACGTGGTGTGATTACGGAGGCCACAGTATCCAATGCTGAAGACAGGTCCATCACACCCGAGTCGGAGTCCATCTCCAAGAAGCCAGAGTCAGATTCCGGGTCTATCCCAACAGAACCCGAGTCCGGGTCCAACCCACCAGAGTCCTGGCATCCAAGTTCAGAGTCTTTGACATCCGAGACGGAGCCCCGTTGGGCAGTCCCACGACACATACCAAAGTCAATGCCGCCATCTTAG